From the bacterium genome, the window TATTTAATTAATGACAGAGTAGATATATGTTTTTTATGTGAAGGTGATGGAGTTCATTTAGGAAAAAATGATCTTGATGTAGAAAGTGTCAGAAAAATATTACCTGATAAAATTGTAGGTGTTTCAACAGGGAATATAGAAGATGTAAAAGAAGTTAAAAATGGAGATATAGATTATATTGCGATTGGTTCTATTTTTAAATCTCCGACAAAACCAGAAAAAAAACCTGTTGGAAAAGATATTTTAAGAAGAATAAAAGAAATTATATCTATACCTCTTATAGGGATTGGGGGTATAAATATAGAAAATGCAGGGGAAGTTATTGAAAAAGGAGCGGATGGAGTGGCTGTTATAAGTGTTGTGGAAAATTCAGAAAATCCTGAAAAAATAATAAAAAAGTTAAAGGAGGAGATAAAAAAAGGATGGAAGAAAAAGGGAAAAAGAATAATTTGAATTTTTTGAAAGGTTTTTTATTCTGGGTTCTGGTTATAATTTTTATTTTTGCTCTTTTGAAATTTTCTGAAGTTGAAGGGAAAAAGATAAACTTAATTTATAGTGATTTCATAAATGAGGTTAAAAAAGGTAATATTGAAGGTGTATTGTCTATAAAAAAGAATATAGTTTACGGAAAATTAAAGGATGGAAGAAATTTTTATACTTTTATTGGAGAAGACCCTGATTTAAACAGAATTTTAATTGATAATAATATTTCTTTTAAATATGAGCCAGGTAACTGGATAGCAGAACTCATTCCGTATATTATTCCTGCTTTGATTTTCTTTTTTATTTTCTGGATGTTTATAAAACAGGCGAATATTGAAAGAAATAGGGTTATGTCTTTTGCAAGAAGTACTCCTATAATTCCAAATCCAAGAAATAGAGTTACTTTTGAAGATGTGGCTGGATGTGAGGAAGCAAAGGAAGAGTTAAAAGAAATAATTGAATTTTTGAAAAATCCAAAAAAATTTCAGAAACTCGGTGGTAAAATTCCAAAAGGAGTTCTTTTAATAGGTCCTCCTGGGACAGGTAAAACTCTCCTTGCAAAAGCAGTTGCAGGAGAAGCAGGAGTTCCTTTTTTAAGTATGAGTGGTTCTGATTTTGTTGAAATGTTTGTTGGAGTTGGTGCAGCAAGGGTAAGAGACCTTTTTAGACAGGCAAAACGGCTTGCTCCATGTATTGTGTTTATTGATGAAATTGATGCTGTTGGAAGACAGAGATTTGCTGGGCTTGGAGGAGGACATGATGAAAGAGAACAGACATTGAATCAACTACTTGTTGAAATGGATGGATTTCAAACGGATGAAGGTATAATTGTTATGGCTGCGACAAATAGACCCGATGTTTTAGACCCTGCTTTAACAAGGCCTGGAAGATTTGACAGAACAGTGGTTGTTACACTTCCTGATGTTAAGGCAAGGGAAAAAATTTTAAAAGTTCATACAAAAAATAAACCGCTTGATAGTTCTGTTGACCTTTCTTTAATAGCAAGAGCAACACCGGGACTTTCAGGAGCTGACCTTGCAAATATTGTTAATGAAGCAGCACTTCTTGCAGCAAAAAAAGGAAAAGAAAAAATTGATATGAGTGATTTTGAGGAAGCAAAGGATAAGGTTTTAATGGGAGTTGAAAGGAAAAGTTTATATGTAAGTGAAGAGGAGAAAAAAATTATTGCTTATCATGAGGCAGGTCATACTCTTGTTCAGAAAAGTTTGCCAGAGGTATATCCTGTTCATAAAGTAACAATTATTCCAAGAGGACAGGCACTTGGAATAACTCATATACTTCCCGATAAGGATAGGTTTCTTGAAAGTGATACATACTATAAAAATTCACTTGCAGCACTTCTTGCAGGAAGGGCAACAGAAGAAATTGTTTTTGGCAGGAAATTTACTGGTAGTGAAAATGATTTAAGGGTAGCAACAGAGATTGCAAAAAAAATGGTATGTGAGTGGGGAATGAGCGAAAATTTAGGTCCTATAAGTTTCAGACCCCATGAGGCAGTTTTTCTTGGTAGAGACCTTGTTCAGCAGAGAGAATTCAGTGAAGAGACATCAAGAGAAATTGATAAGGAGATAAAGAAGATTCTTGAAGAAGCAGAGGCAAGAGCAAAAGAAATAATAATGAAAAATAGGGATAAACTTGATATTCTTGTTAAAGAATTGCTTGAAAAAGAAACATTGACATCAGAAGATATTGATAAAATTCTTGGGATAGAAAAAGGAGAGGAAAATGGACATAGTGAAAATAGAAAAGGGGATGGAACTGATAATAGAAGCACTGGGTAAAAATATAGACAAGAAAAAACTTAAAGATACACCAAAAAGAGTTGCAAAGATGTACGAAGAGATTTTCAGTGGAATAGATGTTGACCCTAAAAAAGTTCTGGGGAAGGTCTTCAAGGAGGATTTTAATGAACTTGTACTTGTTAAAGATATAAATTTTTATTCAATATGTGAACACCACTTTCTTCCATTTTTCGGGAAAGCACATGTTGCCTATTTACCGGATGGTAATAATGTTGTTGGAATAAGTAAAATTGCCCGTCTTGTTGATGTACTTTCAAAAAGACCTCAATTACAGGAAAGAATGACAAATCAGATAGTGGATATAATTATGGATGTTTTAACACCTCAGGGTGCAATGGCAATAATTGAAGCAGAACATATGTGTATGATAATGAGAGGGATAAAAAAACCAGGGACAAAAATAGTAACAAGTGCTATGAGAGGTATATTTTTAAGAGATTTAAGAACAAGAACTGAAGCACTCAATTTGATTTCTCCATCAATCCGTTTTTGATTATTTCATAAATGGAGAAAGAAGGATAACAATCCCTGCTATCATCAAAATAATTCCAGCAACTGCTATAATGTCAGAAGTGGATTCCTTTTCATATGTCAACCTTGGTTTAAATGTTAAAAAAATTCCACCCAGTAATAATAAAAAACCCAGAATTATAAATATACCTTTCATTTTTATTTATTCTCCTTTTTCTTTTATAATTTTTCCAGATAGAAAATTTTTTAAAATTTTTTCAGCAGTTACAGAAATAATTTCATTTTTTAAATTTTTATCAGAATTAACTATTACAGGAATATAATTTTCTGAATATCCTTTCAAGAAGTTCCCAGTTTTTTCTTCAATCAAAACTTCAAGTTTTTTACCAATAAAATTTTCTTTAACTTTTTTGCTTGAATAATTTGAAATTTTTAAAATTTTCTTAAATCTTTCTTTTTTTGTTTTTTCCTCTACTTTATCAGGAAGATTTATTGCAACTGTATTTTTTCTTTCTGAATAGGGAAAAATATGAACTTTTAAAAATTTAATTTTATCAATAGCCATACAAGTTTTTTCAAAATCTTCCTCTTTTTCCCCAGGAAATCCAACTATTACGTCTGTTGTGAAAGTCACCCTATCTATATTTTCCTTAATCATATCAATCTTTTCAAGATAATCGTTAAAAGTATATCTTCTTCCCATTAAATTTAAAATCCTATCTGAACCACTTTGAAGAGGAATATGAAAATGCGGACAGAATTTATTTATTTTTTTTAAAGAATTGATAAAAAATTCATTAATATAATAAATTTCAATTGAACTCAACCTAATCCTTTTTATTTCTTTTATTTCTTCTATTTTTTCAAGAAGGGAAAGAAGTTTTTCACCTGTATCTTTTCCATAAGAACCAAGGTCAATCCCTGTAAGAACAATTTCTTTATATCCGTTTTCTCCAAGTTTTTTTATTTCCTCAATTATATCTTTTTCTTTTCTGCTTTTAACCTTTCCTCTAACAAAAGGAACAATGCAGTAAGTACAGAAATTTTCACATCCATCTTCTATTTTTACAAAGGCACGAGTATGTTCATCAAAACGTTCAATTTTATCTTTGAACTTTAAGAAAAAATCTCTTTCAACAAAATTTATATTTTCAAGTTCTCTTAGTTTACCATTTTTTTTGATAAGACATCCTGTTAAATATATTTTTTTTCCTTCTTTTAACAATTTTTTTATTTTTTTCTTTACTTCTTTTTCTACTTTTTCAGTAACACAGCATGAGTTTAAAATAACAATATTTTCTGATTTAAAATTGTCATCCTTCTCTATATTTTCTTTTATGAGTTGGCTTTCATATTGGTTAACTTTACAACCAAAAGTAATAACCTTTGCCATTTTATATTTCTTCTATTTCAAGACGAGCAAGTAAATAGGAAATGGTAGATTCTGCCCCTTGATTTCTATTTGGTCCTGATTTTGAAAGTCCATCATAACAACCACCTGTAACAGGGTCATACATCATTTCACCTTTAGTATTTCTTCCAAGGAACCAGTCAAATACAATTAAAGATAAGTTTCCATATTTTTCATCTCCGGTCAATTTTTCTGCTTTTTTTAATGCCTCAATCATACATGCCGCTTCAATTGGTTGCTGGTCATAATATGCTCTTTTCCCACCTTTTATGTACCAGCCATTATTTCCTATAGGGATAAATCTGTTTTCTATGATTGTAAGGTCAATAAGAAAATTGAGAGTTTCCATCCCAATATCAAAATATTTTTTATCCTCAAGTATCTCATAGGCATAAAGCAAACCACATGGTAATTTAGCATTTTCATAAGTTATTATGTTTTCAAACCATTTCCAGTTTGGTTCGCTTGAATTCTGGTAATTTTCAATTATTCTTTCAGCAAGTTTTTTTGCAATCTCTCTTACTCTTTCATTATTTTCGGTTTTTAAGTAGTAGTAAAGTCCTGCCAGACAATTAGCCATTCCCCTTAATGAATTGATGTTTTCAATCTGGGGTAAGGCAAGATCAAATATGTGTTTTGCTGCACCTTTAATATTTTCGTAGATAAAATCACTTGAAAGAAGAAACCCAATAGCCCATATACATCTACCAAAACAATCATCTCCTCCATCTGTATCAAGAAAGTTCCTATCATAGCCGAGTAAATTATGAAATCTTCCATTTGATTTTTGCATGTAATAAATAAAACTCAGATATATATTTATGAGATTTAAACTTTTCTGGTCTATACACATATTATAATGTTTTGTTACAACCACAAGTCCTCTTGCATTATCATCTATGGTGTAACCTGTTTTTCTATCAGCCATAGAAAATTTAGCATGCTGTATTATTCCAACATCATCTGTAAGTGTTTCAAGATGGGTTAGTTTTATTGGAAGCAATCTATCCTCAAAATAAATAGAAGCACTTTCTCCTCTACTGGAACTGACTCTTGAAAACAAAGTTAAATATTCCCATGCAACTTTTTCCCATGTCATTTTTTGTCCGAGTTTATATGCTTCTCTTTCTATCTGCTTCTTTTTTTCTGGATTTTTCAAGAGATAAAGGACTGTATCACTAATACTTTCAGGGTCCCTGAAATTCACAATTAACCCTCTTTTACCATTTTCAAAAATATCTTTTGCATAAAGATAAGGGGTTGAAATACATGCCTTACCGCATCCGATTGCATAGGACAGAGTTCCACTTGTAATCTGTCCAGGGTTTAGATATGGAGTTATATAAATATCAGTTGCTCCAAGATAATCAAGCAATTCTTCAAGAGTTAAAAATTTATTCACAAATTTTACATTATTAACAATATTCAATCTCTCACATTCTTTAATCAGAAATTCCCTATAACTTTCTCCTTCCTGTTTTACTATATTTGGGTGTGTAGCACCTATTATTAAATATACAACATCAGGAAATTCTTTTAAAATCGATGGAAGAGAATATATTACATATTCAAGTCCTTTTCCCCTGCTTAAAAGTCCAAAAGTTGAAAGGACTATTTTATTATTTAAATTTAATTTTTCTTTAAAATAATTGGTTGGCCTTAAATAAGAAAAAGGGACACCATGATAAATTAATTCTATCTTTCTTTTTGCAATTCCATAAAAATCATTTAAAAGTTCTTTTGCGATATTTGTCATCACAACAATATATGAACTTTTTTCGGATATCTTTCTCACAATTTCTCTCATTTTCTGGGGTGGATTTGGTAGTACTGTATGAAATGTTGTTACACAGGGTTTTTTGAGATGTTCAAGAAATTCAAGAAGATACTCTCCATACTCTCCACCAAATATACCAAATTCATGCTGTATCCCAACAATTTCAATTTCAGATTCGTTTACAAATTCACCTGCTTTTCTGTAATCCTCTATTTCTTCAATAGTAATAATTCTGACAACTTCTTCAGGATAATTATAAGTGTCGTCTTTTCCGTTTAAGGCAATAACTTTTGATGGAATTAAAATATTATAGTTGTCAATATGTCTTAATAAATCATTTGTAAAAGTAGCAATTCCACATGGTTTTGGTATATAAGTTGAAAGAAAACAGATTTTTGGTTTATATATACTATACTCAGTTGGTTTAAAAAATCTCGTTTTTGTTACTATTTCCATTTTTATTCCGAAATTTTTGAAAATTGATTTATATAAGAATTATCGCCTATTGCAGAATTTTTAACTAAACAATTATTTCTGATTATAACAGAATCTCCAATTATAGAATTTTCTATGATACACTCATCTCCAATAAATACATTTCCAAAAATTATGGAGTTTTCAATAATACAATTTTTCCCTATAAATGATTTTTTACCTATAATAACCTTTCCCTTAAATATTGAATTTTCACCAATTATAACATTTTCATCTGCAATCAACTTCCCTTCAACGATTACATTATTTCCAATTAAAACATTATCTTTTTTTTCTATATTTTTTTCTGATTTTTTGTAAAGAAGTTCAATTTTTCCATCAATTAAATCAAAATTCCCTTTTTTATATTTATCAATTGTTCCGACATCAAGCCAGTATCCATAATGAATATATCCATACATATCTTTACCTTTTTGAAGAATTTGAGGGAATGTCTCTTTTTCAACCGAAACTTCTTTATTTTCTGGTATTTCTTCAAGAACTTCTGGTTGAAAAATATAAACACCTGCATTTACTGTATCAGTAATAATTTCTTCTTTTTTTGGTTTTTCAATGAATTTAATTATTTTCATATCATCATCAGTTAAAATTAAACCATAAGATGAAGGGTCTGGAACTTTTATCATCCCTATTGTTATAAATGCATTCTTTTCTTTATGAAAATTTAAGATTTTCTCAAGATTAAAATCTGCAAGGACGTCTCCGTTAAACACAAAAAATGGGTCTTTCCCTTTTAAAAACTTTTCAGCATTCTTTATTCCACCACCTGTCCCAAGTGGTTTTTTTTCATATGATAAATAAACCTTAATTCCCATCTGTTTTCCAATCTCTATTGCTTTTTTAAAATCATCCCCTTTATAACCCACTCCGAGAACAACATCTACTATTCCATAGTTTTTCAATAATTCAAATTGATAACTTATAAAAGGATAATTTACAATTGGTAAAAGCGCTTTTGGTGTTGTTATTGTAAAAGGTCTTAATCTTGTACCGAATCCCCCTAAAAGCAAAAGCGCCTTCATACTTATCTCCTTTTTGATTTTAAAATGAATTTATCATTTGAGAACATATATATATTTTACCCTATTATCTCTTTTTTCGCAAAGAAAAAGACATGAAAATTTGAGAAATGAAAATTGAACAGTATTTTTAAATCTGAACTATATTTTTTATTGTCTTTTCTATCTCTTTATAATCAAATGGTTTTATGAAGATATAATCAGCACCCTCTTCTTTTGCTTTTTTTATATTTTCTTCTTCCGGATGACCTGTGATAACGATAATAACAATATTTTTCAAATTAGGGTCATTTTTTATAATATTTAAAACCTCAAATCCATTAATACCAGGCATAAATATATCAAGTATTAAAATTTCTGGTTTAAAAGAATACAGATATTTTCCAACTTCAAATCCATTATAAGCAGTTATTATTCTGAAATTTGTATTTCTTCTTTCAAGGAATTCTTTTAAAGAATTTGATATATCAACATTATCATCTCCAATTAAAATCTTTACTTCTTTTTCTGTTTCATATCCTAAAAGTTTTCTCTCTTTCATTATCCTTTCTACTTCTTTTTTTAAAATCACCCATCTTCCACCAGGTAATCTAACTCCTTCAATTTTTTTATCTATTATCCATTTATAAACAGTAATTCTGCTCACTCCAATTATTTTTCCAAGTTCTCCTGTTGTATAAAATTTCTTTTCCATATTAAACCACCTCATCAAAAATTGTATAATAAAAATCTTTTTCTTTTTGTTCCTGTTGTTTCTTTATTCTTTTACCATTAATTAAAATATAGGGCAGTGCTTTTCTCAATCTAACCCCTATTTTTTTCAATGTGATTTCTGATTTTATTTTTCCTTCTTTCCTTGCTTCCAAAATCTTTTTTGCTGTTTTTATTCCAACCCCGGGAATGCGAATTAATTGATATAAATCTGCTTTGTTGATTTCTACAGGGAAAAAATCTTTATTCCTTTCAGCCCAGAGAATTTTTGGGTCTCTATTTAAATACAAATTTCCATTTCTGTCAAAAGGAATTTCAGAAGGTAGAAATTTATATTTTCTTATAAGAATATCTGCCTGATACAATCTTACCTGTCTTTTTAAGGAGCAGGGCTTTTTATTTTCAAGAGGTGTTTTTAAAACAGGAATAAATCCGCTATAGTAAACTCTTGAAAGATTATAATTTTTATAAAGATAAAAGGAAAAACTTAATATTTCTCTATCTTTTTCTTCAGAAGAACCAATAATAATCTGTGTTGTAATCCCATTCTTTAAAGGACTTTCTTTGTTTAGGTCTGAAAGTTTTTTTAAGGTTAAAAGTAAATTTTTTGAAAAGTCCTTTTCTTTTGCTATCCTTTTCATATATTCTGAATTAACTGTTTCCATGTTTAAAGACAATCTATCAGCATAAATTTTCCCCTTTTTTATTAAATATTCGTCAACTCCCGGTAGAATTTTAAGATGTATGTAATCATTATATTTATATTTTTTTCTTAAAATTTCCACAACTTCTAACATTTTTTCCTGCGTTTCATTATTATCCCCATTTATTGCAGAGGATAGAAAAAGTCCGTTTACAATCCCTTTTCTCCACATAGAATAAAATATATCTGCAAGTTCTCTTACATTAAAACTATACCTTGGACAATCTCTATCTCTTCTATTGGCACAGTAAAGACAGTTAAATTTACAGTTATTTGTAAGAAGAACTTTGAAAAGTTTTACAATCCTATTTCCACATACAGAAGGATATATAAAAGATGTAAACCTTTCTTTTTGATTTATATATTCACTTACTTCAAAAATTCCAAGATTTCCTAAAAAATTTAACTTTTCTTGCATATCCTTAATTTTTATTATACAATTTTTAAGATTTGAGAGAAAGGGAAAATGAACGAGAGAGAAAGATATAAAAAAACTCTATTATTTGAGAAAGTAGATAAAATTCCTTTTTCACCTGGTAGTCCGAGAGAATCAACTTTAAAAAGATGGCATAAAGAAGGGCTTCCTGAAAATGTTAACTGGTTTGAGTATATATGTGAAAAAATAGGAATAAAGATAGAAAAACCAAAAAAAACAAAAATTAATTTATCCTATTCGTTTTTCTTGAATCCTCTATTTGAAGAAAAGGTAATAGAAAAGAAAAATGGACACTTAATTGTACAGACGGAGAAAGGAGAGATTGTAGAAATTGATGAAAAATACGATTTCACATATTTAAGGAGCGCAAAGGATTTTGTGACAAGAAAATGGCACAAATTTCCTGTTGAAAATTTAAGCGATTGGGAGGATATGAAGAAAAGATATAATCCTGAGAGTCCTGAAAGAATAGACCCTGAAATTGATAAAAAAGCAGAAATTTTAAAAGAAAGGGACTGGGTTTTAGGAATATCATTCCATGGACCTTTCTGGCAGTTAAGAGAGTGGTGTGGATTTGAAAATTTATGTATTTTTATGGCAGAAAAGGAGGATTTTGTTCTTGAAATGGCTAATTTCTGGAAAAATTTTGTTTCTGAAATTTTAAAAAAACTAATTTTAAAAGTTCAGTTTGACTATGCTGTTATAAATGAAGATATGGCTTATAAAGAAAAAAGTATGATTTCTCCCTCAATGATTAAGAAATATTTAATGCCCTGCTGGGTTGAATGGACATCTTTATTGAAAAAAAGTGGGTGTGAAGTAGTTATGGTTGATTCAGATGGCTATATTGAAGAGATAATACCCATATGGATAGAAAGTGGAATTAACTGCACAATACCAGTTGAAATTGCTGCAGGAAATGACCCTGTTAAATTCAGAAAAAAATTTGGTAAGAATATGGCTTATGTTGGAGGAATTGATAAAAGAAAAATTGCAAAAGGTGGAGATGTTTTAAAAAAAGAAATGGACAGAATCATACCATTTTTATTTAAAGATGGAGGTTATATACCTTCCTGTGACCATGGTGTTCCTCCTGATATATCTTTTGAAAATTTTATTGAGTATTGTAAGTATCTTGCAAAATATACAGGATACCTTTAAAATTCAAAATTCATTCCATCATTAGCAATTATAACTTCTGTTCCAACCCTTTCACTTATTTGGTCTTTTTTTTCCCATATTTTATTTTTTAGCATTGTCATTCCAAAATGTGTTAGAATTGCTTTTTTTGGTTTTATATTTTTTATTATTTCTTCTGCTTCGGATAAACATAAGTGCTGTATATTTTCTTTTTTTTCATAAAGGACTGTATTGATAATAAGTATTTCACTGTTTTTATAATAATCAATTAATTCAGGGAAAAAAGATGTATCCGGCAAATATGAAATAACAGTATTTTTCAAGTTTATTTTGAATCCGTAAGTATCAACACCATGCCTGAGTTTCACCGGTATTTCAAAATTTAACCCTTTAAGTTTATAATCTTTCTTTTCCTCTAAAATTTCAATCCTTTCAACAAAATCCCTGCAATATAAAAGAATAACAGGGTCGTGATACAGACAATCATATGGAGCAAAAACAACTCCCCTTTTTTTAAATCCACCATCTGTCATCGCTTCAATCATAAGGTTTATTTCGCATGAATGGTCAAGATGTCTGTGAGAAAGAAAAATTCCTTCAAGATTCACAGGATTTAATTTTGGTTTTGACTTCACCGCTCTTAATAAAGTTCCTGGTCCAGGGTCAACAAGAAACTGTATCCCTTCAAGAGAAAACCAGATACCCCCTGAATACCTCAATTGTGAAATCATAACAAATCTTGCACCTGCTGTTCCGAGAAATTTGATAGAATTCATTTAATAAATGACTTTGAACCGAATAT encodes:
- a CDS encoding thiamine phosphate synthase; amino-acid sequence: YLINDRVDICFLCEGDGVHLGKNDLDVESVRKILPDKIVGVSTGNIEDVKEVKNGDIDYIAIGSIFKSPTKPEKKPVGKDILRRIKEIISIPLIGIGGINIENAGEVIEKGADGVAVISVVENSENPEKIIKKLKEEIKKGWKKKGKRII
- the ftsH gene encoding ATP-dependent zinc metalloprotease FtsH — protein: MEEKGKKNNLNFLKGFLFWVLVIIFIFALLKFSEVEGKKINLIYSDFINEVKKGNIEGVLSIKKNIVYGKLKDGRNFYTFIGEDPDLNRILIDNNISFKYEPGNWIAELIPYIIPALIFFFIFWMFIKQANIERNRVMSFARSTPIIPNPRNRVTFEDVAGCEEAKEELKEIIEFLKNPKKFQKLGGKIPKGVLLIGPPGTGKTLLAKAVAGEAGVPFLSMSGSDFVEMFVGVGAARVRDLFRQAKRLAPCIVFIDEIDAVGRQRFAGLGGGHDEREQTLNQLLVEMDGFQTDEGIIVMAATNRPDVLDPALTRPGRFDRTVVVTLPDVKAREKILKVHTKNKPLDSSVDLSLIARATPGLSGADLANIVNEAALLAAKKGKEKIDMSDFEEAKDKVLMGVERKSLYVSEEEKKIIAYHEAGHTLVQKSLPEVYPVHKVTIIPRGQALGITHILPDKDRFLESDTYYKNSLAALLAGRATEEIVFGRKFTGSENDLRVATEIAKKMVCEWGMSENLGPISFRPHEAVFLGRDLVQQREFSEETSREIDKEIKKILEEAEARAKEIIMKNRDKLDILVKELLEKETLTSEDIDKILGIEKGEENGHSENRKGDGTDNRSTG
- the folE gene encoding GTP cyclohydrolase I FolE: MDIVKIEKGMELIIEALGKNIDKKKLKDTPKRVAKMYEEIFSGIDVDPKKVLGKVFKEDFNELVLVKDINFYSICEHHFLPFFGKAHVAYLPDGNNVVGISKIARLVDVLSKRPQLQERMTNQIVDIIMDVLTPQGAMAIIEAEHMCMIMRGIKKPGTKIVTSAMRGIFLRDLRTRTEALNLISPSIRF
- a CDS encoding MiaB/RimO family radical SAM methylthiotransferase — its product is MAKVITFGCKVNQYESQLIKENIEKDDNFKSENIVILNSCCVTEKVEKEVKKKIKKLLKEGKKIYLTGCLIKKNGKLRELENINFVERDFFLKFKDKIERFDEHTRAFVKIEDGCENFCTYCIVPFVRGKVKSRKEKDIIEEIKKLGENGYKEIVLTGIDLGSYGKDTGEKLLSLLEKIEEIKEIKRIRLSSIEIYYINEFFINSLKKINKFCPHFHIPLQSGSDRILNLMGRRYTFNDYLEKIDMIKENIDRVTFTTDVIVGFPGEKEEDFEKTCMAIDKIKFLKVHIFPYSERKNTVAINLPDKVEEKTKKERFKKILKISNYSSKKVKENFIGKKLEVLIEEKTGNFLKGYSENYIPVIVNSDKNLKNEIISVTAEKILKNFLSGKIIKEKGE
- a CDS encoding glycosyltransferase, producing the protein MEIVTKTRFFKPTEYSIYKPKICFLSTYIPKPCGIATFTNDLLRHIDNYNILIPSKVIALNGKDDTYNYPEEVVRIITIEEIEDYRKAGEFVNESEIEIVGIQHEFGIFGGEYGEYLLEFLEHLKKPCVTTFHTVLPNPPQKMREIVRKISEKSSYIVVMTNIAKELLNDFYGIAKRKIELIYHGVPFSYLRPTNYFKEKLNLNNKIVLSTFGLLSRGKGLEYVIYSLPSILKEFPDVVYLIIGATHPNIVKQEGESYREFLIKECERLNIVNNVKFVNKFLTLEELLDYLGATDIYITPYLNPGQITSGTLSYAIGCGKACISTPYLYAKDIFENGKRGLIVNFRDPESISDTVLYLLKNPEKKKQIEREAYKLGQKMTWEKVAWEYLTLFSRVSSSRGESASIYFEDRLLPIKLTHLETLTDDVGIIQHAKFSMADRKTGYTIDDNARGLVVVTKHYNMCIDQKSLNLINIYLSFIYYMQKSNGRFHNLLGYDRNFLDTDGGDDCFGRCIWAIGFLLSSDFIYENIKGAAKHIFDLALPQIENINSLRGMANCLAGLYYYLKTENNERVREIAKKLAERIIENYQNSSEPNWKWFENIITYENAKLPCGLLYAYEILEDKKYFDIGMETLNFLIDLTIIENRFIPIGNNGWYIKGGKRAYYDQQPIEAACMIEALKKAEKLTGDEKYGNLSLIVFDWFLGRNTKGEMMYDPVTGGCYDGLSKSGPNRNQGAESTISYLLARLEIEEI
- a CDS encoding NDP-sugar synthase — encoded protein: MKALLLLGGFGTRLRPFTITTPKALLPIVNYPFISYQFELLKNYGIVDVVLGVGYKGDDFKKAIEIGKQMGIKVYLSYEKKPLGTGGGIKNAEKFLKGKDPFFVFNGDVLADFNLEKILNFHKEKNAFITIGMIKVPDPSSYGLILTDDDMKIIKFIEKPKKEEIITDTVNAGVYIFQPEVLEEIPENKEVSVEKETFPQILQKGKDMYGYIHYGYWLDVGTIDKYKKGNFDLIDGKIELLYKKSEKNIEKKDNVLIGNNVIVEGKLIADENVIIGENSIFKGKVIIGKKSFIGKNCIIENSIIFGNVFIGDECIIENSIIGDSVIIRNNCLVKNSAIGDNSYINQFSKISE
- a CDS encoding response regulator, with the translated sequence MEKKFYTTGELGKIIGVSRITVYKWIIDKKIEGVRLPGGRWVILKKEVERIMKERKLLGYETEKEVKILIGDDNVDISNSLKEFLERRNTNFRIITAYNGFEVGKYLYSFKPEILILDIFMPGINGFEVLNIIKNDPNLKNIVIIVITGHPEEENIKKAKEEGADYIFIKPFDYKEIEKTIKNIVQI
- a CDS encoding radical SAM protein, giving the protein MQEKLNFLGNLGIFEVSEYINQKERFTSFIYPSVCGNRIVKLFKVLLTNNCKFNCLYCANRRDRDCPRYSFNVRELADIFYSMWRKGIVNGLFLSSAINGDNNETQEKMLEVVEILRKKYKYNDYIHLKILPGVDEYLIKKGKIYADRLSLNMETVNSEYMKRIAKEKDFSKNLLLTLKKLSDLNKESPLKNGITTQIIIGSSEEKDREILSFSFYLYKNYNLSRVYYSGFIPVLKTPLENKKPCSLKRQVRLYQADILIRKYKFLPSEIPFDRNGNLYLNRDPKILWAERNKDFFPVEINKADLYQLIRIPGVGIKTAKKILEARKEGKIKSEITLKKIGVRLRKALPYILINGKRIKKQQEQKEKDFYYTIFDEVV
- a CDS encoding uroporphyrinogen decarboxylase family protein, translating into MNERERYKKTLLFEKVDKIPFSPGSPRESTLKRWHKEGLPENVNWFEYICEKIGIKIEKPKKTKINLSYSFFLNPLFEEKVIEKKNGHLIVQTEKGEIVEIDEKYDFTYLRSAKDFVTRKWHKFPVENLSDWEDMKKRYNPESPERIDPEIDKKAEILKERDWVLGISFHGPFWQLREWCGFENLCIFMAEKEDFVLEMANFWKNFVSEILKKLILKVQFDYAVINEDMAYKEKSMISPSMIKKYLMPCWVEWTSLLKKSGCEVVMVDSDGYIEEIIPIWIESGINCTIPVEIAAGNDPVKFRKKFGKNMAYVGGIDKRKIAKGGDVLKKEMDRIIPFLFKDGGYIPSCDHGVPPDISFENFIEYCKYLAKYTGYL
- a CDS encoding MBL fold metallo-hydrolase: MNSIKFLGTAGARFVMISQLRYSGGIWFSLEGIQFLVDPGPGTLLRAVKSKPKLNPVNLEGIFLSHRHLDHSCEINLMIEAMTDGGFKKRGVVFAPYDCLYHDPVILLYCRDFVERIEILEEKKDYKLKGLNFEIPVKLRHGVDTYGFKINLKNTVISYLPDTSFFPELIDYYKNSEILIINTVLYEKKENIQHLCLSEAEEIIKNIKPKKAILTHFGMTMLKNKIWEKKDQISERVGTEVIIANDGMNFEF